One genomic segment of [Phormidium] sp. ETS-05 includes these proteins:
- a CDS encoding PIN/TRAM domain-containing protein, whose amino-acid sequence MLDAIIIISFIFACAGVGFYSIELIPAPAISQVTNLEGLHFVTTGFGGIIGIAVGLFMQTTYRRVENQVRQMPIEMLIARAIGLILGLLMANLMLAPLFLLPIPAELGFIKPLTAVLGSITFAITGINLADTHGRSFLRMLNPNSVETMLVAEGTLKPAQTKILDTSCIIDGRVEALLATGFLEGQILIPQFILQELQLIADAANDQKRMRGRRGLDILNRLQESYPSRIVINSADYEDLHTVDAKLVRLAQEINATVLTNDYNLSKVASLQKVEVLNVNDLTQAVRPVYLPGDNLELKILKEGKEPAQGVGYLEDGTMVVVEEAETHIGSQMRVVVTSSLQTAAGRMIFARPYASVIA is encoded by the coding sequence ATGCTAGACGCAATCATCATCATTTCATTCATTTTCGCCTGCGCCGGAGTCGGCTTTTACAGCATCGAGCTGATCCCCGCTCCTGCCATATCTCAAGTTACCAACCTAGAAGGCTTGCACTTTGTCACCACCGGTTTCGGTGGGATCATCGGTATCGCTGTGGGTTTGTTTATGCAAACCACCTACCGCCGGGTGGAAAACCAAGTGCGCCAAATGCCCATTGAGATGCTCATCGCCCGGGCGATCGGTCTCATCCTGGGTCTTCTCATGGCCAACTTGATGCTCGCTCCCCTATTCCTGCTCCCCATTCCCGCCGAGTTAGGCTTTATCAAACCCCTAACCGCTGTTTTGGGTAGCATCACCTTTGCCATCACCGGGATCAACCTCGCCGACACCCACGGGCGGTCCTTCCTGCGAATGCTCAACCCCAACTCCGTGGAAACCATGCTCGTAGCTGAAGGCACCCTCAAACCTGCCCAAACCAAAATTCTGGACACTAGCTGCATCATCGACGGTAGGGTAGAAGCCTTGTTGGCTACCGGTTTCCTAGAAGGGCAAATCCTGATTCCCCAATTCATCTTGCAGGAATTGCAGCTTATCGCTGACGCCGCCAACGACCAAAAACGGATGCGCGGTCGTCGGGGACTAGACATCCTCAACCGCCTGCAGGAAAGTTACCCCAGTCGAATTGTCATCAACTCTGCCGACTATGAAGACCTACACACTGTAGATGCCAAATTGGTGCGCTTGGCCCAAGAAATCAACGCCACTGTACTCACCAATGACTACAACTTGAGCAAAGTTGCCAGTTTGCAAAAAGTAGAAGTCCTCAACGTGAACGACCTCACCCAAGCGGTGCGTCCTGTTTACCTACCAGGAGACAATTTAGAGCTGAAAATCCTCAAAGAAGGTAAAGAACCAGCTCAAGGCGTGGGCTACTTAGAAGATGGCACGATGGTGGTGGTGGAAGAAGCAGAAACCCACATCGGTAGTCAAATGCGGGTAGTGGTAACATCTTCCCTGCAAACTGCTGCCGGTCGGATGATTTTTGC
- the hemW gene encoding radical SAM family heme chaperone HemW: MNGQISGVSALKERLTSAYIHVPFCRRRCFYCDFPVSVVGDRASGDQSGTIVRYVEILLREIDATPQHNCQPLTTIFFGGGTPSLLSVGQLEKILAAIDRRFGISDSAEISMEMDPGTFDREKLVGVLAAGVNRVSMGVQAFQDELLKLCGRSHAVTDIFAAVDLVCQVGVSEFSIDLISGLPHQTLAHWQESLATAIQLKPTHISCYDLIVEPHTPFNRYYSVGVDPLPDDETAANMYRCAQEMLTNGGYQHYEISNYALPGHQCHHNRTYWENRPYYGFGMGAASYIDGKRFTRPRKLREYYDWVEEFIANDGIIDFPPTPPEEVVLETLMLGLRLSSGIKLASLEHQLDMEMRQRFWHRLQPYQNQGLVQLIDDSGQIIADADILPTTGRLRLSDPEGFLFSNSILASLFE, translated from the coding sequence ATGAATGGGCAAATATCTGGGGTTTCTGCTCTCAAAGAGCGGCTGACATCAGCCTATATTCACGTGCCGTTTTGTCGGCGACGCTGTTTTTACTGCGATTTTCCCGTGTCGGTGGTGGGCGATCGCGCTTCTGGAGACCAATCTGGCACCATTGTTCGCTATGTGGAAATTTTGCTCCGGGAAATCGATGCCACACCACAGCACAATTGTCAACCTTTGACCACAATATTTTTTGGTGGCGGTACGCCTTCCCTACTATCCGTAGGTCAGTTAGAAAAGATTTTAGCCGCTATTGACCGGCGGTTTGGCATCAGCGACAGTGCTGAGATTTCTATGGAGATGGATCCGGGCACATTTGACCGGGAAAAATTGGTTGGGGTTCTTGCCGCTGGGGTAAATCGTGTCAGCATGGGTGTGCAAGCATTTCAAGATGAACTGTTGAAACTTTGCGGGCGATCGCACGCCGTCACCGACATCTTTGCCGCAGTTGACCTAGTATGCCAAGTAGGGGTTTCCGAATTCAGCATCGACCTCATCAGCGGTCTTCCCCATCAAACTCTAGCTCATTGGCAAGAATCTTTAGCCACAGCCATTCAGCTCAAACCCACCCACATATCCTGTTATGACCTAATTGTAGAACCCCATACCCCCTTCAATCGCTATTACAGTGTAGGGGTTGACCCATTACCCGACGACGAAACCGCCGCCAATATGTACCGCTGCGCCCAAGAAATGCTCACCAATGGCGGATATCAACACTACGAGATTTCCAACTACGCCTTACCTGGCCACCAATGTCATCATAACCGGACTTATTGGGAAAACCGCCCTTATTACGGTTTTGGTATGGGAGCAGCCAGCTACATTGACGGCAAAAGGTTCACCAGACCCCGGAAACTGCGGGAATATTACGACTGGGTAGAGGAATTTATCGCCAATGATGGAATCATAGATTTTCCCCCCACCCCCCCAGAAGAAGTAGTTTTAGAAACCCTTATGCTCGGTTTACGCCTCAGCTCAGGGATAAAATTAGCCTCCCTAGAGCATCAATTAGACATGGAAATGCGCCAACGCTTTTGGCACCGCCTCCAACCATACCAAAACCAGGGTTTAGTGCAGCTTATCGATGACAGCGGCCAAATAATTGCCGATGCTGATATCCTCCCCACTACAGGCAGGTTGCGGTTATCAGACCCAGAAGGATTTTTATTCTCCAACTCTATCTTAGCATCTTTATTTGAGTAA
- a CDS encoding rhomboid family intramembrane serine protease codes for MIPLSDNIPSRRLPLVNYTIIGINIAIFLSELRLEITGNLGNFLHTWGIVPARIHSVINDAITTGNPAAAVAAIVFGIGPVVGAMFLHGSFSQIMGNTLFLWVFGKQVETILGRWRYLLFYLICGFLTGLGQVLIDPTLTAPLVGAQGAVAGVLGAYLLNFPKAKIESILPLIVMFVPVEIPAFFYLLWWFVQQIFYSIGQLEIGGAINPFSIAYWTHGVGLIVGASLVRLLVKDQPETAIY; via the coding sequence ATGATTCCCCTATCAGACAACATCCCCAGCCGTCGCTTACCTTTGGTAAATTATACCATCATCGGCATAAATATAGCAATATTTTTATCAGAATTACGCCTAGAAATTACGGGAAACTTAGGTAACTTTCTGCATACTTGGGGAATAGTGCCAGCTCGCATCCATAGCGTCATTAACGATGCCATTACCACAGGCAACCCAGCGGCAGCGGTAGCAGCCATAGTTTTCGGTATCGGTCCGGTGGTAGGGGCGATGTTTCTGCATGGCAGTTTCAGCCAAATCATGGGCAATACCCTATTTTTGTGGGTGTTTGGCAAGCAAGTAGAAACTATTTTGGGGCGGTGGAGATATTTGCTATTTTACCTAATATGCGGTTTCCTCACCGGATTAGGACAAGTTTTAATCGACCCCACGCTAACAGCGCCTTTAGTGGGAGCCCAGGGGGCTGTAGCTGGGGTTTTAGGCGCCTACTTGCTCAACTTTCCCAAAGCAAAAATCGAATCTATTTTACCATTAATTGTGATGTTTGTCCCAGTAGAAATCCCAGCATTTTTTTATCTGCTGTGGTGGTTTGTGCAGCAAATATTCTATAGTATCGGCCAATTGGAAATTGGGGGAGCCATCAATCCGTTTAGCATTGCCTATTGGACTCATGGCGTGGGTTTGATTGTGGGGGCAAGTTTGGTGAGGTTGCTGGTGAAAGATCAACCAGAAACGGCTATTTATTAA
- a CDS encoding GNAT family N-acetyltransferase: MNDSNFIIQTPRLELIALSAEIAITATEDRALLSQMLNATVPDEFPPEIMADAMSFFAETLKSDPNLRGWWAWYIIATENPNQRTLIGSAGFNGYPDESGTLVIGYAIIDSYQNQGYATEAVKALIGWAFLQPQVNQVVAETFPDLPASIRVMEKTQMVYLGAGSDAGTVKYGVDCRKYHG; encoded by the coding sequence ATGAATGACAGCAATTTTATCATCCAGACTCCCAGACTAGAGTTAATCGCTCTGTCAGCAGAAATTGCGATAACCGCCACTGAAGACCGAGCTTTACTTTCCCAAATGCTAAATGCCACGGTTCCTGATGAATTCCCCCCGGAAATCATGGCTGATGCCATGAGTTTTTTTGCCGAAACCTTGAAATCAGACCCTAACTTGAGGGGGTGGTGGGCTTGGTATATTATCGCCACAGAAAACCCGAATCAGCGCACCCTCATCGGCTCGGCGGGTTTCAATGGCTATCCCGATGAATCCGGGACTTTAGTCATCGGCTATGCCATTATTGATTCTTATCAAAACCAAGGCTATGCTACGGAAGCTGTCAAGGCTTTAATTGGTTGGGCTTTTTTACAGCCCCAAGTCAACCAAGTAGTGGCAGAAACTTTTCCCGATTTACCAGCTTCTATTAGAGTTATGGAAAAAACCCAGATGGTTTATCTAGGAGCTGGTAGCGACGCCGGGACAGTGAAATACGGGGTCGATTGCCGGAAATATCATGGTTAA
- a CDS encoding ROK family protein: MTKSNPGVLTLAVDIGGSGIKTIVLDEAGEAVTKRNRVETPKPPKPEAVLGAIVTLANAQGEFHRVSVGFPGVVRRGVVYTAVNLDPDWVEFDLATVLSERLGKPVRVCNDADIQGLGAISGQGVELVITLGTGFGTALFVDGKLVPNLEGGHHPFRKGETYEQQLGRAALEKVGQERWNKRLLKALRNWQNLFTCDRIYLGGGEAKKITLDLPDNVTIIPNITGLLGGIGLWRD, encoded by the coding sequence ATGACTAAAAGTAATCCTGGTGTATTGACTCTGGCGGTTGATATTGGCGGGAGCGGGATTAAAACGATCGTTTTGGATGAAGCAGGGGAAGCGGTGACAAAACGCAACCGGGTGGAAACGCCGAAACCACCGAAACCGGAGGCGGTATTGGGGGCGATCGTCACCCTCGCCAATGCTCAGGGAGAGTTTCACCGTGTCTCTGTGGGGTTTCCCGGGGTGGTACGTCGGGGAGTGGTTTACACGGCGGTGAATTTAGACCCCGACTGGGTGGAATTTGACTTGGCAACTGTCCTTTCTGAACGCTTGGGAAAACCAGTCCGGGTTTGTAATGATGCGGATATTCAAGGTTTAGGTGCTATCTCTGGACAGGGGGTGGAATTGGTGATTACCCTCGGAACCGGATTTGGGACAGCTCTGTTTGTGGATGGCAAATTAGTCCCCAATTTAGAAGGAGGACATCATCCTTTTAGAAAAGGAGAAACTTATGAGCAGCAACTAGGAAGAGCGGCTTTAGAAAAAGTCGGGCAAGAGCGCTGGAATAAGCGGTTGTTAAAAGCGCTCCGTAATTGGCAAAATTTATTTACCTGCGATCGAATTTACCTCGGCGGCGGCGAAGCCAAAAAAATCACTCTCGATTTGCCGGATAATGTAACGATTATTCCTAACATCACCGGTTTGCTTGGTGGTATTGGTTTATGGCGCGATTAG
- a CDS encoding dihydrolipoamide acetyltransferase family protein: protein MIHEVFMPALSSTMTEGKIVSWEKSPGDKVERGETVVVVESDKADMDVESFNEGYLATIVVQSGETAPVGATIALIAETEAEIEQAKQQATSSQATPTPAVAPTAAPTAAPTPVAAVAETASRRNGRTVVSPRARKLAKDLKVDLSALQGSGPYGRIVAEDVEAASGSVAPAAPVIPTVPVSTPAPAKAAPAAKPAPVAAPAPVVPGQVAPLTTLQQAVVRNMVASMQAPTYRVGYTITTDNFDALYKQIKSKGVTVTAMLAKAVAVTLQKHPLLNAGYTEAGIAYPSAINVAVAVAMPDGGLITPVLQNADKMDIYSLSRSWKDLVDRARAKQLQPQEYNTGTFSISNLGMFGVDRFDAILPPGQGSILAIGASKPQVVATEDGMMGVRRQMQVNLTCDHRIIYGAHAAAFLQDLAQLIETNPQSLTL, encoded by the coding sequence ATGATACACGAAGTTTTCATGCCCGCCCTGAGTTCCACCATGACCGAAGGTAAAATCGTGTCCTGGGAAAAATCGCCGGGAGATAAGGTGGAACGCGGGGAAACCGTGGTGGTGGTGGAGTCGGACAAAGCGGATATGGACGTGGAGTCCTTTAATGAGGGATATCTGGCGACGATCGTCGTCCAGAGTGGCGAAACTGCACCTGTGGGCGCCACGATCGCCCTCATCGCTGAAACTGAAGCCGAAATCGAACAAGCGAAGCAGCAAGCCACCTCTTCCCAGGCTACACCTACCCCTGCTGTAGCCCCCACTGCAGCCCCCACTGCAGCCCCCACACCTGTGGCTGCTGTGGCGGAAACTGCCAGCCGCCGTAATGGACGCACCGTGGTTTCCCCCCGGGCCCGCAAGCTGGCTAAAGATTTGAAAGTGGATTTAAGTGCCCTACAAGGTAGCGGTCCTTATGGTCGCATCGTGGCGGAAGATGTGGAAGCCGCCAGCGGCTCCGTTGCGCCAGCGGCTCCGGTAATACCCACCGTCCCTGTCTCTACCCCAGCTCCCGCTAAGGCTGCTCCAGCAGCGAAACCGGCTCCAGTGGCGGCTCCCGCCCCTGTAGTTCCCGGTCAGGTGGCGCCTTTGACCACATTGCAGCAAGCTGTAGTCCGCAATATGGTGGCGAGTATGCAGGCGCCCACTTACCGCGTCGGCTATACCATCACTACGGATAATTTTGATGCTCTGTACAAGCAGATTAAGTCTAAGGGGGTGACGGTAACGGCTATGCTGGCTAAGGCCGTGGCTGTTACTTTGCAAAAACACCCGTTATTGAATGCTGGTTACACTGAGGCTGGCATTGCTTACCCCAGTGCAATTAATGTGGCGGTGGCAGTGGCGATGCCTGATGGGGGGTTGATTACGCCGGTGCTGCAAAATGCAGACAAAATGGATATCTACTCTCTATCTCGCAGTTGGAAAGATTTGGTCGATCGGGCCAGAGCGAAGCAACTGCAACCCCAGGAGTACAATACTGGGACTTTCTCCATCTCTAATTTAGGGATGTTCGGTGTGGATCGCTTTGATGCGATTCTGCCCCCGGGTCAGGGTTCGATTCTGGCGATCGGTGCTTCCAAGCCGCAGGTAGTGGCTACGGAAGATGGGATGATGGGGGTACGCCGTCAAATGCAGGTAAATCTTACTTGCGACCACCGAATTATTTACGGTGCCCATGCAGCGGCTTTCTTGCAAGATTTGGCTCAGTTAATCGAAACTAATCCCCAATCTCTGACGCTGTAA
- a CDS encoding YlqD family protein gives MELSNSQLLLKRNVIVKSVVTPRWKEEVQQQLQGQINQIDSQMQQLEIQAQRMVGEIQKQGLQQPGANVKEQMDTVQSQLNQKQRQLLDQKNQILQQLQQVQTLELESEVNTGQIDSFFTVERGDNLVQKMQVEILLRDGFIDEIRGDL, from the coding sequence ATGGAACTATCGAATTCGCAACTACTCCTCAAGCGGAATGTGATTGTTAAATCTGTGGTGACACCTCGGTGGAAGGAGGAAGTACAACAGCAACTGCAAGGGCAGATTAACCAAATTGATTCCCAGATGCAGCAGTTGGAAATTCAGGCTCAGCGGATGGTGGGAGAAATTCAAAAGCAGGGCTTACAACAGCCCGGAGCTAATGTGAAAGAGCAGATGGATACTGTCCAAAGCCAGCTCAATCAGAAGCAAAGACAGCTTTTAGACCAGAAAAATCAAATTTTACAGCAGTTACAGCAGGTGCAAACTTTAGAATTAGAAAGTGAGGTAAACACCGGGCAGATTGATAGTTTTTTTACGGTGGAGCGGGGAGATAATTTGGTGCAAAAAATGCAGGTAGAAATTCTGCTGCGCGATGGCTTTATTGACGAAATTCGCGGTGATTTGTAA